From the genome of Haloplanus natans DSM 17983:
GGCGTTTCTGATCGCTACCGGGATGACCGCCGTCCTCGTGCAACTCCTCTATACGGCGAGCTGAGACGCATCTGGGCGGCCGTCTCCCGTGGATTCGAGCCGGATCGAACAGTCATCCGAACGATGTGGCCCCGTCGATTCAGGATGCCCTGTGAGCAGCGGTCGCCGACAGGAGCAGGAACGCGAGTAGCCCGAGTTGCCACACGACGACGCCGAGCACCCCCGAGTTCGACAGCCCGGCGTATTCGCTGACCGCCAACGGCCCGACGCTGACTCCGAATAGACCGACTGCATAGCCGAATTTATGATCACGGTCGGTGAACTCAATGTGCGTCCCGAGGAGGGGGATGTCGAACGCGAGGTAGAAATACGCCGCCCCGGTGTAGGTTGCTGCCGTGGCGAGTGCGGGGAACCAATCCGGAAGGAGAAACTGGTAGACGACGGCACCACTCACCACCCCGAACAGTCCGGCGACGGGGAGTGCTACCTCGGGGGCCCGATCGGTCATAGTACGAAGGTAGGCGGTTCGACACGTCGGCCGACTCCGTTCAGTACGGGTTCCATACGTACACCACCCCTGCGTACAGGACACCACTTATCGCTCCAACGGAGAGTGCTTCGATACTAGCTCTCTCGGTGAGCAGAAACGCAGTCAGCGAAACGACGGCGAACCAGAGCGCCCCGTGAACCAGGGATTGCTGCTCCCGTGATAGCGTCTCCGACCAGTTGCCGACGGCGGTCCAGTCGTCAGCCCCCATCGGTCAGTGACCCCTTCTGGCTCCGATGGCTGAGCCGCGAGCGTATCGAGCGCCGAACCACTGTGACAGGCCAGTCGTGACGAACGCAGCAGCAATCCGTATTTTCGAGTCACCAGGGGGGAGAGAATTATCGATCGGGATGGGCATATTCGAAATCCGGGTGGGCGATTGATAAGCATGGATGCTCGTTTCCACGTGAGAGACGAATCTCGGGCCGGGGACCTCACGGATCGACACTGCGACTGCGGCCGCTTTTGATCATCCCTCTTGTGAAGCGGAACGCGGCAACCAGCGTGGTGTCGACCTGTGAGCAGAGATAGACGAAGCCCGTAACGTAATGGCATAACGACTAAATGGAAAGCATGTTTTACATCAACTCGTGATGGAGCTCCAGCGACTCATTCCGATACTCACCGCACTGCTCGGCGTACTGCTGGCGAGCATCGGGTTAGGCGCCACGGACAGCCTCGTGGTTGAAGCCGGCGCGGTTGTCGCCGGCGTGGCCACCTTCGGCGGGGGCGTGGCCTGGTACCGACGGCAGCGAGAGCGAGCGGACGAGGTCAGAATTGACGAACGGATCGAGCACCTTGCGTACCGCTCGGGTGAGCTTGCATTCAGAGTCTCCCTCGCCTTCGGGATGATTTTGTTCCTCATCGTCGAGGCGGAAAGCGTACCAGTGACGGCCAAAGAGGGTCTCGTAATCTTGATCTTGGGTATGGTTGCCACTCGCTTCGGACTGTACGAGTGGTATAAACGACAGTCGGTGTGAGACTCGTGGAAAACGATCTCAAAGTCCGGCGGGCGAGAGTGGACGTGACACAGAAAGAGCTCGCCGATGCCGTGAACGTGACCCGGCAGACGATCAACGCCATCGAGCGAGGGCGGTACGACCCGAGCTTGGAACTGGCATTTGCGCTTGCGGACTTTTTCGGCTGCGATATCGAGGACATCTTCCATCCTGAAATGGAGTGAGAACTTCCGTCTTGTTCGGCACCGTCGAGGGAGCTGTATCGGCTCGTGGCTGGATCGCCACGCGGGAGATACCGTCTGAGTTCGGCCAAAAAACGTGCCGAGAGCAGTGTTTCGACCTCCGAAACAGCGCTCGGATTTTTTTACGGATCGATAGCATATCCCGGTATGACGCTAATGAGAGCAGGCTGTTGTCCGGATCGCAACGTCCACATGGAGCGGACGAACGTAACTGCTGAGAGGGCCAGGGGCCTCTATATTGAAAGTGAAAGAGACGGTGGTACGCTCGGCCGGCTCGGTGTCGGGCATCGACTTCCGCTCTCCCCACTCCTCTATCCGGAATGTGGAGTGATGCAACGTCATCCGGACGGTTCCGAATAGCCAAGGAGTCCTCGTATGTGTTCCATCGAGTCATTTCCGACAAAACGCGGCACAGCACGCTTCTCCGAGGGTCGTGTGCACTTCGACGAGTCGCTTTCCGGCTACATTCAGTCACTGTATCAAGAATATTGGCAGAGTGGGACGTGGTGGCACAACGGAATCTTCGTCGGATACATGCTTGCATTTCCAATCGGACTCTGGTGGACCGTCAGCGCGGTCCGCAGTGGTGATTTCTTACTCATAGCTGTCGTGGCTGGTCTGATGATCGTGCTCTGGCTGGTGGATCGCGTGCGTGGATTCCGATCGCCGGATCGGATTCGACTCGACACGATCGAGGAGGTCTCTGCAACGGATGGCCAGAAAGGACTGACACGCCCCCGGCTTATTATCACGTACACCGAGGGAGGAACGACCTATCGGCGTCGCGTGAATCTTCCGTCGCTCTACACGAGTGGCGGTGAGACGGCATACGAACGGGCACGGACGGCGTTTACGGAGCGCGGATTCTGAACGATTCCTGTATTGGTCGGTACGGCCTCCCTGCGAGGGAAAGTCACCGCTCCCGTGCCTGGTATACCGTACGAACGCGACTGCTGAGTGTATTCTTTCGTGCTTGAGCGTTTCAATTGCTTCCGACTTCTGCTCGCGGAGTTCAGCTATCCACTTCCGTAGACGTGACCTTTCGCGTCTGTTATTTTTTGTGTTAAGCGTTACATCGGTTCTGTTCTATCAGCACTACTAATTGACTATCGGCATAACGTTCTCGCGATGCCCTCCACACGAACTGTCGACCGGCCACAGGAGGCACTCACCATTGCGAAGCGATATCTCAGACGTGAACGGCCGCTGAGTGCGCTGATCGTCGTGTTCGCCGTAGTTGGATTCCTCGGCGCGTTCGTCGCGACGTCGCTTGTACCCGCAGTCGTCGTCGGGGGACTGCTGATCGTCGTCGCACGTGCCCCGATCATCGAATCACGCGGGACCGTCCGTCTTCGAACTGACGAGGACGCCGAGTCCGTCGCCGAGTCGTTCACTGGGCCGACACCGCCGATCCTCGTGTTTCAGTGGGGTATCGCTGACGAGATCCGTACTGGAGATGAAGCGGTCACGTACCGGCTCTCGTATCTGTTCGGCCTGCGGTCGGTCGAGGTGACCGTCGATACCCGGACGGATCGGACGCCGGATGGCGGCCTTCGGATCGAGTTGGAAGTCACGGTGGACGGCCAGCCGTGGTCGACGTACGTCGTCACCGTCGACACGCGGGACGACGGGACCGCCGTCGAGTACGAGTACACGGCGGATCGGCGATTCGGCCTGCGGCGGGTTCCCCAGCGAATCGTCGCGAACCGGTACCGGGACGACGCGCTCGAAGCTCAGGGGTACGCCGTCGTCGAGCGAAACGAACGGTACGGCGCCGCTATCTGAACCACAGGTCAGTTATAGAGATTAGGGGAGAAAACCCACGAGTTTAGTCGTGGGATGAATCGCCGCACAGTTCTCAGATGCCGAAATCGGATGATTTGAGTGCCTACACTACGTATTTGTGGCTATCATTGCGACGGACCCCCGTCGTGATTGACGGTCCGAAAACTGGCAGTTGACTCGGTGTTTGCCTCATCAAAAAGTAAGCCCTCGGACACCTCAACCGACCTAAAACAACCAGATAACTCCGAATCCTTCACACGATAGGAGTAACGGGGGCGTGGCACTCCCATCGGCGTGTCGGGTGGTAAACGTAAGTTCCCAAACCAGCGCAAACGGGCGTGGGAAGCCCACGATTTTAGTCGTGGGAGGATGTCACGCTTGGGCGGCACGTATACGAGAGCGTGAACCCCGCAGCGGAGGAACTGACGCCGGTCATCACCGGAGGACTGAGCGGCGTTCTCGCGATGCTCTGGCTATCGAGCATCGGCTATCTCCAGGGCTACGGGATCAGTGCAATCCTAGTACTTTACACGGTCATCGGCGGGAGCATCGCGCTCATCGGAGTGTTCGCCGAGCGAGCTGTCGAGCGCCTCTGATGTTGGTCCACCGTGTGTTGCGACAGATCGGCCCCGTATTGAGACGGGGAACGATCACTTCAACTGGAACGTGAGTAGGCGCTCGATCAGTCCGGCGAGAAGCCAAGCGCTCAGGTTGACTGCGTGCAGGCCTGCGAGACAGACGACGATACCGACCGCTGATACGGCCAGCGCCTCCGGAAGCGTATTAATGCTGGCTCCGAACAAAGACCCAGCGTCGACAGTCAACGAGCCGACCTCGATGGTGCCACGGAGGCCTGTGAAGTCGTATCCGGCACCGGATATCCAGTAGAGGAAGGGTGTGGCTACGAGCGTGAACCCAAGCGAAAACACGACGGTAATGGCAACGAACAACGGAATACCGATGACAAACGACACAAACCCGACCCCGACGAGAAGGTAGTTGCGAGGGGTGGTCGCGACGGTTTTCAGATACTCCGTCACCGACTGTTCGCGAGGGTCGGCGAGGGTGACGGAGACGTCACGCCCGCAGAATCGGTCCAAGAGCGCCGCTTCAATCACCCCGATGCAGCCGCCGAGCGCGAGAACGCCGGCCAGTATCGGGATGCCGACGACTATCGGAACCAGCCCCACCCCCAGACTGAGACTGGTTACCAAGACCGTGAAGTAAGCGATGCCGAGCGGAAACCGGGCGAGCAGATACGCCAAGTTCACGTAGGTCTCACGGCGAAAACTGACGCCGAAGAGCCGGTTCGCGAGGGACCACCCGCCAGCTTCCGCAGTACTGAACTGTTGACTCCGAGTCATATCGTCGTATTAGTAGGGCCGATGTATCAACCACGAGCCACCGTTCCAGTCTCGGAAACAGCTCAGTTCAACCCGGCCACAGCTGACTCCCAGTTCCGTCTGTACGGGAAATTTCGCACTTCCGGGTTGGTCAGTCTACCGGAGAGCGCCGATCAAGTTCGTCCCGGAGTGTTTCCGAGCACGAAATTTCAAATGTGTCTTTTTACGACTTGGCATCAATACTGAGCTGAG
Proteins encoded in this window:
- a CDS encoding DUF2178 domain-containing protein; translated protein: MELQRLIPILTALLGVLLASIGLGATDSLVVEAGAVVAGVATFGGGVAWYRRQRERADEVRIDERIEHLAYRSGELAFRVSLAFGMILFLIVEAESVPVTAKEGLVILILGMVATRFGLYEWYKRQSV
- a CDS encoding helix-turn-helix transcriptional regulator gives rise to the protein MENDLKVRRARVDVTQKELADAVNVTRQTINAIERGRYDPSLELAFALADFFGCDIEDIFHPEME
- a CDS encoding sensor domain-containing protein, with amino-acid sequence MTRSQQFSTAEAGGWSLANRLFGVSFRRETYVNLAYLLARFPLGIAYFTVLVTSLSLGVGLVPIVVGIPILAGVLALGGCIGVIEAALLDRFCGRDVSVTLADPREQSVTEYLKTVATTPRNYLLVGVGFVSFVIGIPLFVAITVVFSLGFTLVATPFLYWISGAGYDFTGLRGTIEVGSLTVDAGSLFGASINTLPEALAVSAVGIVVCLAGLHAVNLSAWLLAGLIERLLTFQLK